One region of Malania oleifera isolate guangnan ecotype guangnan chromosome 6, ASM2987363v1, whole genome shotgun sequence genomic DNA includes:
- the LOC131158539 gene encoding uncharacterized protein LOC131158539 codes for MKGVMRFGKKGKLSPWCIGPFEILEKIGLVAYRVALPPTLFRVHDMFHVSILRKYMPDPSHVLIYEPLESENALAYEEVPVQILDQKVQKLHIKEIPSVKVVWQNTIEEASWELETEIRLKYPHLFRDT; via the coding sequence atgaaaggggtgatgaggtttgggaagaaggggaagttaAGCCCTTGGTGCATTGGGCCTTTTGAGATCTTGGAAAAGATAGGTCttgttgcttatcgagtggcgttacccccaACACTATTCAGAGttcatgacatgtttcacgtGTCAATACTGAGGAAGTACATGCCAGACCCTTCGCACGTGCTAATTTATGAACCTTTGGAGAGCGAGAATGCattagcatacgaggaggtaccggTTCAGATTCTAGATCAAAAGGTACAGAAGTTGCATATTAAGGAAATACCTTCAGTGAAAGTGGTGTGGCAAAACACAatagaggaggcttcatgggagttagagacaGAGATACGTCTAAAGTATCCTCATCTTTTCAGAGACACTTAG